A genomic stretch from Marinimicrobium sp. C6131 includes:
- the hisS gene encoding histidine--tRNA ligase gives MKKLQAIRGMNDLLPDESGQWQYLENTLKSILQQYSYREIRFPIVESTELFKRSIGEVTDIVEKEMYTFDDRNGDSLTLRPEGTASCVRACEQHGLLYNQTQRLWYMGPMFRHERPQKGRYRQFHQLGVEVFGMAGPDIDAEVLLLSARMLRVLGVADRVTLQLNSLGSSEARAAYKTALVDYLSQYREQLDEDSQRRLTSNPLRILDSKNPETRKILDGAPVLLEHLDEESAVHFEQLKTMLTDAGIPFEVNPRLVRGLDYYGKTAFEWVTDALGAQGTVCAGGRYDGLVEQLGGKSTPAIGFGIGLERLLLLLQATEQLPEGLDRRTQVYLVAVGEVQSSAMSRAEQLRDALPGLQLLTHCGGGSFKSQMKKADKSGADIALILGEDEARNGQLTLKYLREERPQETLSVNDIIERLRAHWPGPNNL, from the coding sequence TTGAAAAAACTGCAAGCCATTCGAGGAATGAACGACCTGCTGCCGGACGAGAGTGGCCAGTGGCAGTATCTGGAAAATACCCTCAAATCGATCCTTCAGCAGTACAGCTATCGGGAAATCCGCTTTCCGATCGTCGAGAGCACCGAGCTGTTCAAACGCTCCATCGGCGAAGTGACCGACATTGTTGAGAAGGAAATGTACACCTTCGATGATCGCAATGGTGACAGCCTCACCCTGCGGCCCGAAGGCACCGCCTCCTGTGTGCGAGCCTGTGAACAGCATGGCCTGTTGTACAACCAGACCCAGCGGCTCTGGTATATGGGGCCCATGTTCCGCCACGAGCGCCCGCAGAAAGGTCGCTACCGCCAGTTTCACCAACTGGGGGTTGAAGTGTTCGGCATGGCCGGACCGGATATTGATGCCGAAGTGCTTCTGCTCAGCGCACGCATGCTGCGCGTATTGGGTGTGGCGGACAGGGTCACCCTGCAGTTGAACAGCCTCGGCAGCAGCGAAGCCCGCGCCGCGTACAAGACCGCGCTGGTGGATTATCTGAGCCAGTACCGGGAGCAACTGGATGAGGATAGTCAGCGTCGTCTGACGTCCAATCCGCTGCGCATTCTGGACAGCAAGAACCCCGAGACCCGGAAGATTCTGGACGGCGCTCCGGTGCTGCTTGAGCACCTCGACGAGGAGTCTGCCGTCCACTTCGAACAGCTCAAAACCATGCTGACCGATGCGGGGATTCCGTTCGAGGTCAATCCGCGCCTGGTGCGCGGTCTGGACTACTACGGCAAAACCGCCTTTGAGTGGGTGACGGACGCGCTGGGGGCGCAAGGCACGGTGTGTGCGGGTGGTCGCTACGACGGGCTGGTGGAGCAACTTGGTGGGAAATCCACGCCCGCCATTGGTTTTGGCATCGGTCTGGAGCGTCTGCTACTGCTTCTTCAGGCCACGGAGCAGTTGCCTGAGGGCCTCGATCGTCGCACACAGGTCTATCTTGTGGCGGTGGGTGAGGTACAATCCTCGGCCATGAGCCGGGCAGAGCAGTTGCGCGATGCGCTGCCGGGGCTGCAACTGTTGACCCACTGCGGTGGTGGCAGCTTCAAAAGCCAAATGAAAAAAGCGGACAAGAGCGGCGCAGACATCGCGTTGATTCTGGGGGAGGATGAAGCCCGCAACGGCCAGCTCACGCTCAAGTATCTGCGTGAAGAGCGGCCCCAGGAGACGTTGTCCGTGAACGATATCATCGAGCGGCTTCGGGCCCATTGGCCCGGGCCGAACAATCTCTGA
- a CDS encoding YfgM family protein — MSDHLTEEEQLEALKRWWKENGKWIVAAVVVAVGGYFGWTTYQDRQQAEAEAGSAIYSELLDTLAVEEGSAVSDDDRARATELVTQLKTEHANSAYGANAALIRARWAVDENDLETAEGELRWVLEQETSEAVRQLARLRLARVLSAGGQLDDALATLEAESPADSIAAEYAEARGDILSKQGDNEGAAQAYQSALDSLDAQQQNRVLLLQMKLDNVQPAAASDASGTEENAS; from the coding sequence GTGAGCGATCATCTGACCGAAGAAGAACAGCTGGAGGCCCTGAAGCGCTGGTGGAAGGAAAACGGCAAGTGGATTGTGGCTGCAGTCGTGGTTGCGGTGGGCGGCTATTTTGGCTGGACCACCTACCAGGATCGGCAGCAGGCCGAGGCCGAGGCGGGGTCCGCGATATATTCTGAACTGTTGGACACTTTGGCGGTCGAGGAAGGCAGCGCTGTTTCGGACGATGACCGTGCGCGGGCCACCGAGTTGGTTACGCAACTCAAAACCGAACACGCCAATAGTGCCTACGGCGCGAATGCTGCGCTGATTCGCGCCCGCTGGGCGGTGGACGAGAACGATCTGGAAACCGCGGAAGGTGAGTTGCGCTGGGTGCTGGAGCAGGAAACCTCTGAGGCCGTTCGGCAATTGGCCCGTCTGCGTCTGGCCCGGGTTCTCTCGGCTGGCGGACAGCTCGATGACGCCCTGGCGACGCTGGAGGCGGAATCACCGGCGGACAGTATTGCCGCGGAGTACGCGGAGGCCCGTGGGGACATCCTGAGCAAACAGGGCGACAATGAAGGGGCGGCCCAGGCGTATCAGAGCGCGCTGGATTCGCTCGACGCCCAGCAGCAGAATCGTGTTCTGCTGCTGCAGATGAAACTGGATAATGTGCAACCGGCTGCGGCGAGTGATGCGTCGGGCACCGAGGAGAATGCTTCATGA
- the bamB gene encoding outer membrane protein assembly factor BamB: MRLCALALCGLLFSGCALFSKEDGTEPVELVDFEPTAELDIVWRSGVGAGTDKAVVKLQPALDGDRIYAADAKGRVFAFSRDNGKRLWRQKTGDAITGGVSSNAGLLLYGTGNGEVVALSNEDGEELWRTALSSEVISVPQTNGTLVAAQTMDGRLHALDAKTGDVQWLYDSPPPVLTLRGTASPLMTESAVIAGFSTGKVMAFNPDNGLVLWERRVALPQGRSEIERMVDIDASPLLHEGVVFAAAFQGNVTALGRSNGRPVWNQEASTHKDMSAEGRTLYLSEADSVVKAFSTATGELRWQNDQLLRRHINGPQVIGDYLAVGDYDGYLHLLKRDDGSFAARRRLDRGGISGTMVTDGEILYVQTDGGRLVALEALPRD; the protein is encoded by the coding sequence ATGAGGTTATGCGCACTGGCGCTTTGTGGTTTGCTGTTTTCCGGCTGTGCGCTGTTTTCGAAAGAAGACGGCACAGAGCCGGTGGAACTGGTGGATTTTGAACCCACGGCGGAGCTGGATATCGTCTGGCGCAGCGGTGTCGGTGCGGGCACCGACAAGGCCGTGGTCAAGTTGCAACCGGCGTTGGATGGTGATCGGATTTACGCCGCCGACGCCAAAGGTCGGGTGTTCGCCTTCAGCCGCGACAACGGCAAGCGTCTCTGGCGGCAGAAAACCGGCGATGCCATTACCGGCGGTGTAAGCAGCAATGCCGGACTGTTACTCTACGGCACGGGCAATGGCGAGGTGGTCGCCCTGTCGAATGAGGACGGTGAGGAGCTGTGGCGCACTGCCTTGAGCAGTGAGGTGATCTCCGTTCCCCAGACCAACGGCACTCTGGTGGCCGCCCAGACCATGGATGGCCGCCTGCATGCGCTGGACGCCAAGACCGGGGATGTCCAGTGGTTGTATGACAGTCCGCCGCCGGTGCTGACCCTGCGGGGCACCGCCTCGCCACTGATGACCGAATCGGCCGTCATCGCCGGCTTCTCGACCGGTAAGGTGATGGCCTTCAATCCGGACAATGGCCTTGTTCTGTGGGAGCGCCGCGTGGCTCTGCCACAAGGCCGTTCCGAAATCGAGCGCATGGTCGATATTGATGCCTCGCCGCTACTGCACGAGGGAGTGGTGTTTGCCGCGGCCTTCCAGGGCAATGTGACCGCTCTGGGGCGCAGCAATGGCCGGCCGGTGTGGAATCAGGAGGCCTCGACCCACAAGGATATGTCCGCCGAGGGCCGTACCTTGTATTTGTCTGAGGCCGACAGCGTGGTCAAGGCGTTCAGCACCGCAACGGGTGAGTTGCGCTGGCAGAACGACCAGTTACTCCGTCGACATATCAACGGCCCTCAGGTGATCGGTGATTACCTGGCGGTGGGTGATTATGACGGTTATCTGCACCTGCTCAAGCGCGATGACGGGTCTTTTGCCGCGCGCCGCCGGCTGGATCGCGGTGGGATATCCGGTACCATGGTCACCGACGGGGAGATCCTGTACGTGCAGACCGACGGTGGTCGTCTGGTCGCACTTGAGGCCCTGCCCCGGGACTGA
- the der gene encoding ribosome biogenesis GTPase Der, which translates to MIPVIALVGRPNVGKSTLFNRLTQSRDALVANYAGLTRDRKYGEGQVEGRRFMVIDTGGISGEEEGIDSVMAGQSLQAIQEADIVLFILDARAGLTAADEMIARHLRVQNKKTYLVANKIDGVDPDVALAPFYELGLGEIFPTTATHGRGVKSMMSDVVAELPVEEVVPAPTNQGIKIAVVGRPNVGKSTLVNRMLGEDRVVVYDQPGTTRDSVYIHYERFEKHYTLIDTAGVRRRKNVSESVEKFSIVKTLQAIDDAHVAILVMDASEGVVDQDLHLMGNVLDAGRGLVIALNKWDGLDDGHKQYVRNELERRLRFVDFAKIHFISALHGTGVGHLYESVEGAYKSATDKFSTNFLTRILQDAVREHQPPMVQGRRIKLRYAHPGGHNPPIVVIHGNQTEAVPSHYARYLEKTFRQVLKLEGTPVRIEFKSSENPFAGRPSKPKNQGGRGPGNRGPGSKGVKGKSPSGPGKERKAPRGRRS; encoded by the coding sequence ATGATTCCAGTTATTGCCCTGGTGGGCCGCCCCAATGTGGGCAAATCCACGCTGTTCAACCGTCTGACCCAATCCCGGGATGCGCTGGTGGCGAACTACGCCGGTTTGACCCGTGACCGGAAATACGGGGAAGGGCAGGTTGAAGGCCGCCGCTTTATGGTGATTGATACCGGGGGTATCAGCGGTGAGGAAGAGGGCATCGACAGCGTGATGGCAGGCCAGTCCCTGCAGGCCATTCAGGAGGCGGACATCGTACTGTTCATTCTGGATGCGAGGGCCGGGCTGACGGCAGCAGATGAAATGATCGCCCGGCACCTTCGGGTACAGAACAAAAAGACCTACCTGGTCGCCAATAAAATTGACGGTGTGGATCCGGACGTGGCGCTGGCGCCGTTTTACGAACTGGGACTGGGCGAAATTTTCCCGACCACGGCCACCCATGGTCGGGGCGTCAAATCCATGATGTCCGATGTGGTGGCCGAGCTGCCGGTTGAGGAAGTCGTGCCCGCCCCAACCAATCAAGGCATCAAGATCGCCGTGGTGGGCCGGCCCAATGTGGGTAAATCCACACTGGTCAATCGGATGCTCGGTGAGGATCGGGTGGTGGTTTACGATCAGCCGGGTACTACCCGGGACAGCGTCTATATTCACTACGAGCGATTTGAAAAACACTACACCCTGATCGATACCGCCGGGGTTCGCCGGCGCAAGAACGTCTCGGAATCGGTGGAGAAGTTCTCGATCGTCAAAACCCTGCAGGCCATTGACGACGCCCATGTTGCCATCCTGGTGATGGACGCCAGTGAAGGCGTGGTGGATCAGGATCTGCACCTGATGGGCAATGTGCTCGATGCCGGACGGGGGCTGGTGATTGCCCTGAACAAGTGGGACGGCCTGGATGACGGCCACAAGCAATACGTACGCAATGAACTTGAGCGCCGGCTGCGCTTTGTGGACTTTGCCAAAATCCATTTTATTTCCGCATTGCACGGCACCGGGGTAGGGCACTTGTATGAATCCGTAGAGGGTGCCTACAAGTCCGCCACGGATAAATTTTCCACCAATTTCCTGACCCGCATCCTGCAGGATGCGGTGCGCGAGCATCAGCCCCCCATGGTGCAGGGGCGCCGTATCAAACTGCGCTACGCCCACCCCGGTGGTCACAATCCTCCCATTGTGGTGATTCACGGCAACCAGACCGAGGCGGTGCCCAGTCACTACGCGCGCTATCTGGAAAAGACCTTTCGTCAGGTTCTGAAGCTGGAGGGAACGCCGGTACGGATCGAATTCAAGTCCAGCGAAAACCCCTTCGCCGGTCGTCCCTCCAAGCCCAAAAATCAGGGTGGGCGAGGACCGGGTAACCGCGGTCCGGGCAGCAAAGGCGTGAAAGGCAAATCGCCTTCCGGCCCCGGAAAAGAGCGCAAGGCGCCGCGTGGCCGACGCTCTTGA
- a CDS encoding AEC family transporter: MSNLLLILACLGIGLLLQRSSRMPRDAASALNLYVLYVALPAMILTEIPKLTLDQRALLPVISTWVVMASTAALVWLTARGFGWSRSVTGALMLVIVLGNTSFVGIPLIQALLPPEALPYALLYDQTGTVIALNTYAVIVAAWYSGQDTSWRKVSRTIFTFPPFVVLLLAFATFPLDYPHWFTYATGRIAESLVPVVMVAVGLQWQLKLDREHLLPLTVGLGYKLVLIPAIVFAVFAVLDLHSVAAKAVALQTAMPAMISAGVVAMAHGLAPRLVSTIVGYGLLLSLVTVPLWSQLL, from the coding sequence ATGAGTAACCTGCTTCTGATTCTGGCGTGTCTGGGTATCGGTCTGCTATTGCAGCGATCGAGTCGGATGCCCCGGGACGCGGCCAGTGCGCTCAACCTCTACGTGTTGTACGTCGCGCTGCCGGCCATGATCCTCACTGAAATTCCCAAACTGACACTGGATCAACGGGCATTACTGCCCGTGATCAGCACCTGGGTCGTGATGGCCTCGACCGCCGCGCTGGTCTGGCTGACGGCGCGCGGGTTCGGGTGGTCCCGCTCGGTGACCGGCGCCTTGATGCTGGTGATCGTACTGGGCAATACCTCGTTCGTCGGTATCCCCCTGATTCAGGCACTGCTGCCACCTGAAGCATTACCCTACGCACTGCTCTACGATCAGACCGGCACGGTGATCGCTCTGAATACCTATGCGGTTATTGTTGCGGCCTGGTATAGCGGGCAGGATACCTCCTGGCGGAAAGTCAGCCGCACCATATTCACCTTTCCGCCGTTTGTGGTGCTACTGCTCGCGTTTGCGACGTTCCCGCTGGACTATCCGCACTGGTTTACCTACGCCACCGGCCGGATTGCTGAAAGCCTGGTGCCGGTGGTGATGGTGGCGGTCGGGCTGCAATGGCAACTGAAGCTGGACCGGGAGCATCTGCTCCCGCTGACCGTTGGCCTGGGGTACAAGCTGGTTTTGATTCCGGCGATCGTCTTCGCCGTGTTCGCCGTGCTGGATCTGCATTCTGTGGCGGCCAAAGCCGTTGCGTTGCAGACGGCCATGCCGGCGATGATTTCAGCGGGGGTGGTGGCCATGGCTCATGGCCTGGCGCCGAGGTTGGTGTCGACCATTGTCGGTTATGGTCTGTTGCTGTCGCTGGTGACGGTGCCGCTCTGGAGTCAGTTACTGTAG
- a CDS encoding thiazole synthase, with translation MQTDTLNLYGESFDSRFLLGTALYPSPQSMLDAIHAGRCEIVTLGLRRQNPADGSGDAFWRMIQRSGCRLLPNTAGCKTAKEAVTLAEMSREMFNTDWVKLEVIGDDYNLQPDPFGLVDAAEQLIRKGFKVLPYCTDDLILGQRLLAVGCEVLMPWGSPIGTGQGLLNRYNLRTLRERLPDTPLIIDAGLGAPSQAAEAMEMGFDGVLLNTAVAKAHTPPLMAEAFADAIDAGRKAFKAGLMTRRQTASPSTPTIGQPFWHQA, from the coding sequence ATGCAAACGGATACGCTGAATCTGTACGGTGAGTCGTTTGACAGCCGGTTTCTGCTGGGCACGGCCCTGTACCCTTCGCCACAGAGCATGCTCGATGCCATCCATGCCGGTCGCTGTGAAATTGTCACTCTGGGGCTGCGCCGACAGAATCCCGCCGACGGCAGTGGCGATGCGTTCTGGCGAATGATTCAGCGCAGCGGCTGTCGGCTGTTGCCCAACACCGCCGGCTGCAAAACGGCCAAAGAGGCGGTCACCCTGGCGGAGATGAGCCGGGAAATGTTCAACACCGACTGGGTCAAATTGGAAGTCATCGGCGATGATTACAACCTTCAGCCGGATCCGTTTGGGCTCGTCGATGCCGCGGAACAGCTGATTCGCAAAGGCTTCAAGGTGTTGCCCTACTGCACCGATGATCTGATTCTCGGTCAGCGCCTTCTCGCTGTGGGGTGCGAGGTCCTGATGCCCTGGGGGTCGCCCATCGGCACCGGTCAGGGACTGCTCAACCGCTACAACCTGAGGACCCTGCGCGAACGTTTGCCGGACACGCCGCTGATCATTGATGCCGGTTTGGGCGCCCCGTCTCAAGCCGCCGAGGCGATGGAAATGGGTTTTGATGGCGTTCTGTTGAATACTGCGGTGGCGAAAGCCCACACTCCGCCCTTGATGGCCGAAGCGTTCGCCGACGCCATTGATGCCGGCCGGAAAGCCTTCAAGGCCGGATTGATGACCCGCCGCCAGACGGCCAGTCCCAGCACACCAACCATTGGCCAGCCGTTTTGGCATCAGGCGTGA
- the thiS gene encoding sulfur carrier protein ThiS, whose amino-acid sequence MIEVSLNNERVKLPADTPLNKALQQWQYADQPVAIAINGEFVPRAWYPQVLLQTGDQIDIVQPVGGG is encoded by the coding sequence ATGATAGAAGTCAGCCTCAACAACGAGCGGGTTAAATTGCCCGCCGACACCCCCCTGAACAAGGCACTGCAACAATGGCAGTATGCCGACCAGCCGGTGGCGATTGCCATCAACGGTGAGTTTGTACCCCGCGCCTGGTACCCGCAGGTGTTACTGCAGACCGGTGATCAGATCGATATCGTTCAACCGGTGGGAGGGGGTTAA
- the thiO gene encoding glycine oxidase ThiO, with product MSHAKQSIGIAGAGLLGRLIAWRLLRQGHSVVLFDRGPENGTQAAAWTAAGMVAPLSEAVVSDRSVYEMGRYALRQWPHWVKQLASNRRPLWQFNGSLVVAHPQDDTELTQFYRDLHHATGDTHGYQWLTRPAIRALEPDLSDQFQRGLLLENEGHLDNRALFAALGDALRELGGHCVFDCEVELESGLIHTPSGPRRFDQVIDCRGMGAKSGFPELRGVRGEILQVQTRDLTLSRPIRLMHPRYQLYVVPKPDHHFVIGATQIESEDRSPMSLQSSLELSSALYTLAPAFSEARIVEQSVNLRPALPDNNPRITSEDRLLRVNGLFRHGYLLAPAVVDQVVAMTEGSADTEFAHSLLMHCSRKTSDDRSQPQQRAG from the coding sequence ATGAGTCATGCAAAACAGTCCATCGGTATTGCCGGTGCCGGCCTGCTCGGGCGGCTGATCGCCTGGCGGTTACTCCGCCAGGGGCACAGCGTCGTGCTGTTTGATCGCGGCCCGGAAAACGGCACCCAGGCGGCCGCCTGGACCGCCGCCGGCATGGTGGCCCCGCTCAGCGAAGCGGTCGTCTCGGACCGGTCTGTCTACGAGATGGGCCGATACGCGCTGCGCCAGTGGCCACACTGGGTCAAACAGCTGGCCTCGAACCGCCGGCCCCTGTGGCAATTCAATGGCAGTCTGGTGGTGGCCCACCCTCAGGACGACACTGAACTGACCCAGTTCTACCGGGACCTGCACCACGCCACCGGCGACACTCACGGCTACCAGTGGTTGACCCGCCCGGCCATCCGAGCGCTGGAGCCGGATCTGAGCGATCAGTTCCAGCGCGGGCTGCTGCTGGAAAACGAAGGACATCTGGATAACCGCGCCCTGTTCGCTGCGCTCGGCGACGCCCTGCGGGAACTGGGCGGTCACTGTGTGTTTGACTGCGAGGTGGAGCTGGAGTCCGGCCTGATACACACACCATCCGGCCCCCGCCGTTTCGACCAGGTGATCGACTGTCGGGGCATGGGCGCCAAGTCCGGTTTCCCGGAACTGCGCGGCGTACGTGGTGAAATACTTCAGGTGCAGACCCGGGACCTGACGTTGAGCCGGCCGATCCGATTGATGCACCCACGTTACCAGCTCTACGTCGTCCCTAAGCCCGATCACCACTTTGTGATCGGCGCCACGCAAATTGAAAGCGAAGATCGCTCTCCCATGTCGCTGCAATCGTCTCTGGAACTGAGCAGCGCCCTTTACACCCTGGCGCCGGCTTTTTCCGAAGCGCGTATCGTGGAGCAGTCGGTCAATCTGCGTCCCGCCCTGCCGGACAATAATCCACGGATTACCAGCGAAGACCGTCTGTTACGGGTCAACGGCCTGTTCCGGCACGGCTACCTGTTGGCGCCCGCCGTGGTTGACCAGGTGGTGGCCATGACCGAAGGTAGCGCCGACACCGAATTCGCACACTCTTTATTAATGCATTGCTCGCGGAAAACCTCTGATGATAGAAGTCAGCCTCAACAACGAGCGGGTTAA
- the xseA gene encoding exodeoxyribonuclease VII large subunit: MFENDSPTTSERPIFTVSQLNRRAKQLLETHLPLIWVEGEISNFARPSSGHWYFTLKDDQAQVRCAMFRGRNQQVRFNPQQGQQVLLRARVSLYENRGDYQLIAEHMEEAGAGALQRAFEALKHKLAQEGLFDPARKRPIPALPRHIGVITSGSGAAVRDILTVLQRRFPSIPVTLVPVPVQGKDAAPAIVEALSLANRSGLFDVLILGRGGGSLEDLWPFNEEIVARAIAASDIPVVSAVGHEVDVTIADFVADLRAPTPSAAAELVVPDASEWLARFRGYTQRLTQLMRHRLQAEQHHLQHLSKRLRHPGERLQQQSQRLDNLELRLRRAMQQRLIQARQRLDNLAARQKAQRPEPQLHQWQTRIDQLRQRLNRQMQQTLKQQRQRLSEAGRLLHGVSPLNTLERGYAIVHNDAGEVIRDAAQVKPGERIRTRVAAGEILSRVEE, from the coding sequence ATGTTTGAAAACGACTCCCCAACGACCTCCGAACGGCCGATTTTCACCGTCAGCCAACTGAACCGGCGCGCCAAGCAGTTGCTGGAAACCCACCTGCCCCTGATTTGGGTCGAGGGGGAGATTTCCAACTTCGCCCGCCCCTCCTCCGGCCACTGGTATTTCACGCTCAAGGATGATCAGGCCCAGGTGCGCTGTGCCATGTTTCGCGGGCGCAACCAGCAGGTGCGCTTTAACCCCCAACAAGGCCAACAGGTGCTGCTGCGGGCCCGGGTCAGCCTGTACGAGAACCGTGGCGATTACCAACTGATCGCCGAGCACATGGAAGAAGCCGGGGCCGGCGCCCTGCAGCGTGCCTTTGAAGCCCTCAAACACAAGCTTGCCCAGGAAGGCCTGTTTGATCCGGCCCGCAAGCGACCCATTCCCGCCCTGCCCCGGCATATTGGCGTGATCACCTCCGGCAGTGGCGCGGCGGTGCGCGACATTCTCACCGTGTTGCAGCGCCGCTTTCCGAGTATTCCGGTGACGCTGGTACCGGTACCGGTTCAGGGCAAAGACGCGGCGCCCGCGATTGTTGAGGCCCTGTCGCTGGCCAACCGGTCGGGGCTGTTTGATGTGCTGATTCTGGGCCGGGGTGGCGGCTCCCTGGAAGACCTTTGGCCCTTCAACGAGGAGATCGTGGCGCGCGCCATCGCCGCTAGCGACATCCCCGTGGTCAGTGCCGTGGGTCACGAAGTGGATGTCACCATCGCCGACTTTGTCGCCGACTTGCGAGCGCCCACCCCGTCCGCCGCCGCTGAATTGGTTGTTCCCGACGCCAGCGAATGGCTCGCCCGCTTTCGGGGTTACACACAGCGTCTGACCCAGTTGATGCGTCACCGCCTGCAGGCCGAACAACACCACCTCCAGCACCTGAGCAAACGTCTGCGCCACCCCGGGGAACGCCTGCAGCAACAGAGCCAGCGCCTGGACAACCTGGAATTGCGTTTGCGTCGTGCCATGCAACAGCGACTGATTCAGGCCCGGCAGCGGTTGGACAACCTTGCCGCCCGCCAGAAGGCACAGCGGCCGGAGCCGCAACTTCACCAATGGCAAACCCGTATCGACCAGCTACGCCAGCGGCTGAACCGACAGATGCAACAGACCTTGAAGCAGCAGCGCCAGCGCCTGAGCGAAGCCGGGCGGCTGCTGCACGGCGTGAGTCCGCTGAACACGCTGGAGCGCGGTTATGCCATTGTGCACAACGACGCCGGCGAGGTGATTCGGGATGCCGCGCAGGTGAAGCCCGGTGAACGGATTCGGACCCGGGTGGCAGCCGGGGAGATTCTCAGTCGGGTGGAGGAGTAA
- the guaB gene encoding IMP dehydrogenase, with protein sequence MLRIAEEALTFDDVLLLPGYSDVTPKDVSLKTRLTRGIQLNIPLISSAMDTVTEARLAIAMAQEGGIGIIHKSMSIEKQAQEVRLVKKFEAGVVKDPITIDSNATISDLLALTRQNNFSGLPVLENGDLVGIVTGRDVRFETNLEAKVSSIMTPKDKLVTVKEGASNDEVRSLLHKHRIEKVLVVNDDFELKGLITVKDINKAEKYPNACKDPEGRLRVGASVGTSPDTDDRVAALVQAGVDVIVVDTAHGHSRNVIERVRRIKTDYPDLQVIGGNIATADAAKALVEAGADAVKVGIGPGSICTTRIVSGVGVPQISAIANVVAGLKDSDIPIIADGGVRFSGDLAKAIVAGAHTVMMGSMFAGTEEAPGEVELFQGRTYKAYRGMGSLGAMSQTQGSSDRYFQDASEGAEKLVPEGIEGRVPYKGPLNVIVHQMMGGLRAAMGYTGSHNIEEMRTQPHFVRVTSAGMGESHVHDVQITKEAPNYPVGR encoded by the coding sequence ATGTTGCGTATTGCTGAAGAAGCCCTCACGTTCGACGACGTTTTGCTCCTGCCGGGCTATTCAGACGTCACGCCCAAAGACGTCTCACTGAAAACCCGGCTGACCCGCGGCATTCAACTGAATATTCCGCTGATTTCCTCTGCCATGGATACCGTCACCGAAGCGCGCCTGGCCATTGCCATGGCCCAGGAAGGTGGCATCGGTATCATCCACAAAAGCATGAGCATCGAAAAGCAGGCCCAGGAAGTCCGCCTGGTCAAGAAGTTCGAGGCCGGCGTGGTCAAGGACCCGATTACCATCGACTCGAATGCCACCATCAGCGACCTGCTGGCCCTGACCCGGCAGAACAATTTCTCCGGCCTGCCGGTACTGGAAAACGGTGACCTGGTGGGTATTGTCACCGGTCGCGATGTGCGTTTTGAAACCAACCTGGAGGCGAAAGTCTCCAGCATCATGACGCCGAAAGACAAATTGGTGACGGTCAAAGAGGGCGCCAGCAACGATGAAGTACGCAGCCTGTTGCACAAGCACCGCATCGAAAAAGTCCTGGTGGTCAATGATGACTTCGAGCTGAAAGGCCTGATCACCGTCAAAGACATCAACAAGGCCGAAAAATACCCGAACGCCTGTAAAGACCCGGAAGGTCGCCTGCGCGTGGGTGCCAGCGTCGGCACCAGCCCGGACACCGACGATCGCGTCGCCGCCCTGGTTCAGGCCGGTGTGGACGTGATTGTGGTGGACACCGCCCACGGCCACTCCAGGAACGTCATCGAGCGGGTCCGCCGCATCAAAACCGACTACCCTGACCTGCAGGTGATCGGCGGCAACATCGCCACGGCGGACGCGGCCAAGGCCCTCGTTGAAGCCGGCGCTGATGCGGTCAAGGTCGGCATCGGCCCGGGCTCCATCTGTACCACCCGCATTGTCAGCGGCGTTGGCGTGCCGCAGATCAGCGCCATTGCCAACGTCGTGGCGGGCCTGAAAGACAGCGACATCCCCATCATCGCCGACGGCGGCGTCCGCTTCTCCGGCGATCTGGCCAAGGCCATCGTCGCCGGTGCACACACCGTCATGATGGGGTCCATGTTTGCCGGTACCGAAGAGGCTCCGGGTGAAGTCGAACTGTTCCAGGGTCGCACCTACAAAGCTTATCGTGGCATGGGCTCCCTGGGCGCCATGTCCCAGACCCAGGGCTCCAGCGACCGCTACTTCCAGGATGCCAGTGAAGGCGCCGAAAAACTCGTCCCGGAAGGCATCGAAGGCCGCGTGCCCTACAAAGGTCCCCTGAACGTCATCGTCCATCAGATGATGGGCGGCCTGCGCGCCGCCATGGGCTACACCGGCAGCCACAACATTGAGGAAATGCGCACCCAGCCACATTTCGTGCGCGTCACTTCCGCCGGTATGGGTGAAAGCCATGTCCATGACGTACAGATCACCAAAGAAGCCCCGAACTATCCGGTCGGGCGGTAA